The following coding sequences are from one Enterococcus sp. 4G2_DIV0659 window:
- the mvk gene encoding mevalonate kinase — translation MNKENIGHGQATGKIILLGEHSVVYGKPAIAFPFRATALSTTVVPNSVLTLHCQYYSGELAKAPQRLNSVKEVVKQTLLALQQEKVSLDITITSTIPAERGMGSSAAVAVSIVRALYDYFDVTCPSETLLSLVNRAEKIAHGNPSGIDAAATSGHEPLFFIKGQPLESFPMNVSNAYLIVADTGIKGQTREAVSDVAHLFEEDKESTSQHISELGRLTVLAKQAILADDCRALGQIMNQAQEQLEALTVSNEQLDNLIQTARKNGALGAKLTGGGRGGCMIALTDSKNNAEKIAVSLESAGAVATWIQSLGVKN, via the coding sequence ATGAATAAAGAAAACATCGGTCATGGTCAAGCAACAGGGAAAATCATTTTGTTAGGTGAACATTCAGTCGTGTATGGCAAACCAGCAATTGCTTTTCCTTTTCGGGCAACTGCTCTCTCAACAACGGTTGTTCCAAATTCTGTCTTGACTTTACATTGTCAATATTATTCTGGCGAGCTTGCAAAAGCTCCTCAGCGTTTAAATAGTGTCAAAGAAGTAGTTAAACAAACATTGCTGGCGCTTCAGCAAGAAAAAGTCTCTCTTGATATTACCATCACTAGCACAATTCCTGCCGAACGTGGTATGGGATCAAGTGCGGCGGTCGCAGTATCTATCGTACGTGCACTATATGATTATTTTGACGTTACCTGTCCATCAGAAACGTTGTTGTCTTTGGTAAATCGTGCGGAAAAAATTGCTCACGGTAACCCTAGCGGCATTGATGCAGCAGCTACCAGTGGACATGAACCACTATTTTTCATAAAAGGACAACCCTTAGAAAGCTTTCCGATGAATGTGTCAAATGCTTATTTGATTGTTGCTGACACAGGTATCAAAGGCCAGACTAGAGAAGCAGTTAGCGATGTCGCTCACTTATTTGAAGAAGACAAAGAAAGCACTTCACAACACATCAGTGAACTAGGTCGATTGACTGTTCTTGCTAAACAAGCGATTTTAGCAGATGATTGTCGTGCTTTAGGACAGATTATGAATCAAGCACAAGAACAGCTAGAGGCATTGACTGTTAGTAATGAACAATTGGACAATCTGATCCAAACAGCGCGAAAAAATGGCGCTTTAGGCGCAAAATTAACTGGTGGTGGACGCGGCGGTTGTATGATTGCTTTAACTGATTCTAAAAACAACGCTGAAA